From one Peredibacter starrii genomic stretch:
- the aroC gene encoding chorismate synthase, producing the protein MSGNSFGQLFRVTTFGESHGEALGVIIDGMPAGLTVNLDDLKKELLRRAPGQHAVHTSRKEDDVPEILSGVFEGKTLGTPITVIVRNTNQRSADYEPLKDSYRPGHADKTTMMKYGYRDHRGGGRASGRETLARVIGGYFAGLILPKASFYAYIEQVGQFKLSSKPADHSVSRGEINIPEKKMSDEVIAFLSECKTKGESAGGIVALSIQGSPTGLGEPVFDKLKADFAKAMLSLPACIGMSVGDGFELALKPGSEISKDSKNFAGMEGGISNGEEIVLKLAFKAPSTIGDKAKAGRHDPCILPRVVPVVEAMAKIVMADHYLRQAAYSSFLP; encoded by the coding sequence ATGAGTGGCAATAGCTTCGGTCAATTGTTTCGCGTGACCACCTTTGGTGAGTCTCATGGTGAAGCACTTGGTGTGATTATCGACGGCATGCCAGCAGGTCTTACTGTGAACCTGGATGATCTTAAAAAAGAACTTCTTCGTCGTGCTCCCGGGCAACATGCGGTTCATACTTCTCGTAAAGAAGATGATGTTCCTGAAATTCTTTCAGGTGTGTTTGAGGGAAAAACTCTCGGAACTCCTATTACGGTTATCGTAAGAAATACCAATCAGCGAAGTGCAGACTATGAACCTCTAAAAGATTCATATCGCCCAGGACACGCGGATAAAACGACCATGATGAAATACGGTTACCGTGATCATCGCGGTGGCGGACGTGCTTCAGGTCGTGAAACTCTTGCTCGTGTAATTGGTGGTTACTTCGCGGGACTCATTCTTCCGAAGGCCTCTTTCTACGCTTATATTGAACAAGTAGGACAATTTAAACTAAGCTCTAAGCCTGCTGATCATTCGGTTTCTCGTGGCGAGATCAACATTCCTGAGAAGAAGATGTCAGATGAGGTAATTGCCTTCCTAAGTGAATGCAAAACAAAGGGTGAATCGGCCGGTGGAATCGTTGCTCTTTCAATTCAAGGCTCACCTACAGGGTTAGGTGAACCCGTCTTCGATAAACTTAAAGCTGACTTTGCCAAAGCTATGCTTTCACTTCCTGCCTGTATTGGAATGAGTGTTGGAGATGGATTTGAATTGGCACTTAAGCCTGGATCTGAAATTTCAAAAGACTCAAAGAACTTTGCCGGAATGGAAGGTGGAATTTCTAACGGCGAAGAGATTGTTTTGAAACTTGCCTTCAAGGCCCCATCAACTATTGGTGATAAGGCCAAAGCTGGTCGACACGATCCATGCATTCTTCCGCGGGTTGTTCCAGTGGTTGAAGCGATGGCAAAAATCGTTATGGCCGACCATTACCTCCGTCAGGCTGCGTACTCTTCTTTTCTGCCTTAA
- the lipB gene encoding lipoyl(octanoyl) transferase LipB: MNTLFSSAELASLDLKESDLTTLNERTIVVTKWNWEYSQAHKFQRLALAKVQEGQGLRILICTSHPEVLTNGRGLQKPRKGEVLELVEFKPENYPNLPFPLQQIERGGGLTFHHPGQFIFYPIVKLNPQTLSLSHMMDQIFDFSIEVLNDWGVKDVHHTHKYLGLWHGERKLASMGIAIEKLVTFHGMALNIKHSKNMVSALRNLNPCGLNPETYISVEELTTLPENPLEKFREEFLKRIKHEWQ, encoded by the coding sequence ATGAACACTCTCTTTTCATCCGCTGAACTAGCATCTTTGGATTTAAAAGAGAGTGACCTTACCACTCTTAATGAAAGAACAATCGTTGTTACGAAATGGAACTGGGAATACTCTCAGGCCCATAAGTTTCAGCGTCTCGCTTTAGCAAAAGTACAAGAAGGCCAGGGCCTTCGTATTCTCATTTGCACGAGCCATCCGGAAGTTCTGACTAATGGTCGTGGTCTTCAGAAACCTCGTAAAGGTGAAGTTCTGGAACTGGTAGAATTTAAACCAGAGAACTATCCAAACCTTCCTTTTCCGCTTCAACAGATTGAACGCGGCGGAGGTCTGACCTTTCACCATCCGGGACAATTTATTTTCTATCCCATCGTGAAACTTAATCCACAGACACTTTCGCTGTCTCATATGATGGATCAGATTTTTGATTTTTCAATTGAGGTCTTGAATGACTGGGGTGTTAAGGACGTTCATCACACGCATAAATATCTAGGTCTATGGCATGGAGAGAGAAAACTTGCTTCAATGGGAATCGCCATTGAAAAGCTTGTGACCTTTCATGGCATGGCCCTCAATATTAAACATAGTAAGAACATGGTCTCTGCTTTAAGAAATCTCAATCCTTGTGGCCTTAATCCAGAAACATATATTTCGGTAGAAGAACTTACTACTCTACCCGAGAACCCGCTCGAGAAGTTTCGGGAAGAATTTTTGAAAAGGATCAAACATGAGTGGCAATAG
- the lipA gene encoding lipoyl synthase: MAVTYFDKDTYQRKPEWLKVKLPQGDDFKDIRNNLREKGLSTVCEEAKCPNISECWSARTATVMILGDTCTRACKFCHVKTGNPKGFINHEEIENTSKMVGMMSLRYVVITSVDRDDVADHGSGHFAAVVDRVHLDHPETKVEVLIPDFAGIEEYMHKLAKSNPFVIAQNLETVKRLTHPVRDPRAGYEKTLNCLKFYKTNYPHIQTKTSLMVGLGETWAEIQEALEDIRAHGVDIVTFGQYLQPSKRHLDVKKFYTPEEFEELKRMALKMGFKFVASGPLVRSSYKASDFLDYVETTKA; encoded by the coding sequence ATGGCCGTAACATATTTTGATAAAGACACATACCAGAGAAAACCTGAGTGGTTGAAAGTAAAACTTCCACAAGGGGATGACTTCAAAGATATCCGCAACAACCTTCGCGAGAAGGGTCTTTCTACTGTTTGCGAAGAAGCGAAGTGCCCGAACATTTCTGAATGTTGGAGTGCTCGTACTGCAACTGTGATGATCCTTGGAGATACATGCACACGTGCTTGTAAGTTCTGTCACGTGAAGACCGGAAATCCGAAGGGCTTCATCAATCACGAAGAAATCGAGAACACCTCTAAGATGGTGGGCATGATGTCTCTTCGTTACGTTGTCATCACTTCTGTGGATCGTGATGATGTTGCTGACCACGGTTCAGGACATTTCGCTGCAGTTGTTGATCGCGTTCACCTTGATCATCCTGAAACAAAAGTTGAAGTTCTGATTCCAGACTTCGCTGGCATCGAAGAGTATATGCACAAGCTTGCGAAATCGAATCCATTTGTGATTGCGCAAAACCTTGAAACAGTAAAACGTCTTACTCACCCGGTTCGTGATCCACGTGCAGGTTACGAGAAGACCCTTAACTGTCTTAAGTTCTACAAAACTAATTATCCGCACATTCAAACGAAGACTTCACTTATGGTGGGTCTGGGTGAAACTTGGGCAGAAATCCAAGAAGCGCTAGAAGATATCCGCGCTCATGGAGTTGATATCGTGACTTTCGGTCAGTATCTTCAACCAAGTAAGCGTCACCTTGATGTGAAGAAGTTCTACACTCCTGAAGAGTTTGAAGAACTAAAACGTATGGCCCTTAAAATGGGTTTCAAATTCGTGGCCTCTGGTCCGCTTGTCAGAAGTTCATATAAAGCTTCAGACTTCCTGGATTACGTAGAGACTACTAAAGCCTAA
- a CDS encoding metallophosphoesterase family protein: MLRFSKTIIPLMFSLSTFAQSTFTISPYVTVEDQGKITLNFQTTKEIELEIRLQDQKKHFRSLFPATKLTKIDLGTLTCDKPLRYTISSENRTEVDNALVAIPCTKKSPLYFGFMSDTQIKNDAGQIRANELSKSISEFQKMHPFSLIINAGDIVQHGGYENEWVNFFKTVDVYLRRAYLMAAVGNHEYFESPSMDKAPPEFLTYMRNGHSPDLGYMQLDLGRINVLMLNSNFESMSESKILEQWEWLEAKLRTAQEQKKPTVVTMHHSPYSSNLEHIRTIPTRLRNELVPMLEKYGVKMVLSGHLHMYERSHKTGITYLTAGPSGGINNVVSYRNPYSVFYRQFITTFSVLKLNGSFLEVITYGGDKSVIERFNVKLFDGPVSISK, translated from the coding sequence ATGTTAAGGTTTTCCAAAACCATTATTCCTTTGATGTTTTCTTTGAGCACTTTCGCTCAAAGTACTTTCACGATTTCACCTTACGTGACCGTGGAAGATCAGGGGAAAATCACACTTAACTTTCAGACGACCAAAGAAATTGAACTTGAAATCAGACTTCAGGATCAAAAGAAACATTTCAGAAGTTTGTTTCCGGCCACAAAGTTAACCAAAATTGATCTCGGTACTTTAACTTGCGACAAACCTCTTCGTTATACGATCTCGTCAGAAAATCGTACCGAGGTTGATAATGCTCTCGTTGCTATTCCTTGCACCAAGAAATCCCCGCTTTATTTTGGTTTTATGAGTGATACTCAGATCAAGAATGATGCAGGTCAGATTCGTGCCAATGAGCTCTCTAAATCCATTTCTGAGTTTCAGAAGATGCACCCCTTTAGTCTCATCATCAATGCGGGCGATATCGTTCAGCATGGTGGTTATGAAAACGAATGGGTAAATTTCTTTAAAACTGTGGATGTCTACCTTCGTCGCGCCTATCTCATGGCCGCAGTCGGAAATCACGAATACTTTGAGTCTCCTTCGATGGATAAGGCCCCACCAGAATTTCTCACCTATATGAGAAACGGACACAGTCCTGATTTGGGTTACATGCAATTGGATCTTGGTCGAATCAATGTTCTGATGCTGAATTCTAATTTTGAGTCGATGTCTGAGTCTAAAATCCTGGAACAATGGGAGTGGCTTGAGGCGAAACTCAGAACTGCCCAAGAGCAGAAGAAGCCGACCGTGGTAACCATGCACCACTCGCCTTATTCATCCAACCTCGAACACATTCGTACTATTCCTACTCGCCTGAGAAATGAACTTGTTCCTATGCTCGAGAAGTATGGGGTGAAGATGGTGCTTTCAGGGCACCTTCATATGTACGAAAGAAGCCATAAAACGGGCATCACCTATCTAACTGCCGGTCCTTCAGGCGGGATCAATAACGTCGTTTCCTATCGCAATCCTTATAGCGTTTTCTACCGCCAGTTCATCACCACTTTCAGCGTACTTAAACTGAATGGTAGCTTCCTGGAAGTCATTACTTATGGCGGGGACAAGAGCGTGATTGAGCGATTTAATGTAAAGCTTTTTGACGGCCCTGTATCAATTTCAAAATAA
- a CDS encoding phospholipase D-like domain-containing protein, translating into MRIHQTLALTMLMTLATQVKAEKARFLYDDKEALQARVDLIQQAKSEILVEYFAVTDDDVSTTGVALLCEASKRGVQVRILLDALSSSVKDTTIAATQRDCKDKNGNTNITFKLFNRLEDVHTVYDIFNRVHDKMLVVDGTKIIIGGRNVDAKYFGLDKKRNFHDLDIMISGKVVQETRKYYMGLWEKNDIVKKAYYDKLQREKLVYICDVLHGPDCDENVDKLYALMLRDVKSSSERMKVLIERLKSGKGNAKWNTGRDWFKDAKEIDGVKLLSNSTDKNMGSKNMLVSDELYSIVSKAKKKVLILSPYLIPTKRAHTMFQDLIDRGVKVTIITNSLKSTDNLFAQAGYKAAKDAMIAMGIELYEYNLVDTTHAKTAVIDDEIALIGTYNLDPRSSKLNREVGIMIKDTKGSGIAKDLTVIINKFKADSLLVGKDRQEMNKDLQDAEVGNFKKGAVRVIEQAVPLIKHQL; encoded by the coding sequence ATGAGGATTCATCAAACACTAGCTTTGACTATGTTAATGACTCTTGCCACTCAGGTGAAGGCCGAAAAAGCGCGCTTTCTCTATGATGATAAAGAGGCCCTGCAAGCTCGCGTAGATCTCATTCAACAAGCAAAATCTGAAATCCTGGTCGAATACTTCGCCGTAACAGATGATGACGTTTCAACCACCGGGGTTGCTCTTCTTTGTGAGGCCTCGAAACGAGGTGTACAAGTTCGCATTCTTCTTGATGCCCTATCAAGCAGCGTAAAAGACACGACCATCGCGGCCACTCAACGTGACTGTAAAGATAAAAACGGTAATACCAACATCACTTTCAAGCTCTTTAACCGTCTGGAAGATGTTCATACGGTTTACGATATCTTTAACCGCGTTCACGATAAAATGCTTGTCGTCGATGGAACAAAAATCATTATTGGTGGACGAAACGTAGACGCTAAATATTTCGGTCTGGATAAGAAGAGAAACTTCCATGATCTCGATATTATGATCAGTGGTAAAGTGGTTCAAGAGACCCGCAAGTACTACATGGGACTTTGGGAAAAGAACGATATCGTAAAGAAGGCCTACTACGATAAACTTCAGCGTGAAAAACTCGTTTATATTTGTGACGTTCTCCATGGCCCTGATTGTGATGAGAACGTTGATAAGCTTTATGCTCTTATGCTTCGAGATGTGAAATCTTCTTCGGAAAGAATGAAGGTACTCATTGAAAGATTAAAGAGCGGTAAAGGAAACGCAAAGTGGAACACAGGTCGTGACTGGTTCAAAGACGCTAAAGAAATTGATGGGGTAAAACTTCTGTCTAACTCAACTGACAAGAACATGGGTTCTAAGAACATGCTTGTGAGTGATGAACTTTACTCAATCGTGAGTAAGGCGAAGAAGAAAGTCCTTATTCTTTCTCCTTACCTGATTCCAACGAAACGTGCTCACACGATGTTCCAGGACCTAATCGATCGTGGAGTTAAAGTAACCATTATCACGAACTCTCTTAAATCGACGGATAACCTCTTTGCTCAGGCCGGTTATAAAGCAGCGAAAGACGCCATGATTGCCATGGGGATTGAACTTTATGAGTATAATTTAGTGGATACAACTCACGCTAAGACCGCTGTAATTGACGATGAAATTGCCTTGATTGGTACTTATAACCTTGATCCTCGTTCTTCAAAACTCAATCGTGAAGTCGGTATCATGATCAAGGACACTAAAGGCTCAGGAATCGCCAAAGACCTGACAGTCATCATTAATAAGTTCAAGGCCGATTCACTTCTTGTAGGTAAAGACAGACAAGAGATGAACAAGGACCTTCAGGACGCAGAAGTAGGAAATTTTAAGAAAGGCGCAGTTAGAGTCATCGAACAGGCCGTTCCACTTATTAAACACCAGCTCTAA
- a CDS encoding ATP-binding cassette domain-containing protein: MIRVNNLSKQFDSRGIAGLHALNFTLNKGIVMGIMGPNGSGKTTLLKILSGQLNSDQGNFETDGSVSLFPTHEILTDMNVQKFLISKVTIDVDDEKKIQLARDLADTFEFTFQLRQNLFQLSSGQRQKVLLAAELINRPALLLMDEPFTHLDPFTRRDILNGLFQFIRQQGITVLWVTHELEEALKYSDIVGLMNFGRLEQLGTPLSLLRNPRNLFVAQFMGYQNFIPVKFEQGVAETPWGKWNASLANASEGIMVIPDNAWKMNEGLEAQIEESYGTRQGIEHRLRFDGRQLVLKTMPTVDVQEKVKIMPIWEECFLIPL; the protein is encoded by the coding sequence ATGATCAGAGTAAATAATCTTTCTAAACAATTCGATTCACGCGGTATCGCGGGCCTTCATGCTCTTAACTTCACCCTGAATAAGGGAATTGTTATGGGAATTATGGGACCGAATGGAAGTGGTAAAACCACGCTTCTTAAAATCCTTTCAGGCCAACTGAATTCTGATCAGGGGAATTTTGAGACTGATGGTTCAGTATCCTTATTTCCGACTCACGAAATCCTTACGGATATGAACGTTCAAAAGTTTTTGATCAGTAAGGTGACTATTGATGTTGATGACGAGAAGAAGATTCAACTGGCCCGCGACCTTGCGGACACTTTTGAGTTTACTTTCCAACTCCGTCAGAATCTTTTCCAGCTTTCAAGCGGACAAAGACAAAAGGTCCTCTTAGCGGCAGAGCTGATTAATCGTCCTGCTCTTCTTTTAATGGATGAACCATTCACGCATCTGGATCCATTCACTCGTCGAGATATCTTAAATGGTCTGTTTCAATTTATCCGTCAGCAAGGGATCACTGTCCTTTGGGTGACTCATGAACTAGAAGAGGCCCTGAAGTACTCTGACATCGTGGGGCTTATGAACTTTGGTCGCCTGGAACAACTGGGCACTCCACTTTCGCTTTTAAGAAATCCAAGAAATCTCTTCGTGGCCCAATTCATGGGTTACCAGAATTTTATCCCAGTGAAGTTTGAACAAGGTGTTGCGGAAACTCCTTGGGGTAAATGGAACGCGTCTCTTGCAAATGCCAGCGAAGGCATTATGGTGATTCCTGACAACGCCTGGAAGATGAATGAAGGTCTTGAAGCTCAGATCGAAGAAAGCTACGGCACTCGTCAGGGTATTGAGCACCGTCTTCGATTTGATGGCCGCCAGTTAGTGCTTAAAACTATGCCTACCGTGGACGTTCAAGAGAAAGTAAAAATCATGCCCATCTGGGAAGAGTGCTTTCTGATTCCGCTTTAG